From Flavobacteriales bacterium, the proteins below share one genomic window:
- a CDS encoding DUF5103 domain-containing protein has product MEKLLIKYLFLYSLLFIPFGIKAQIPEFLEGIKAENKVYDEAIKTARITAEYSGLQAQTIKSITTIADPNLNLLPVVSLGSKNRIRLTFDEFGEDQQYHYQILHCTYDWKLSEIDPLDYIEGFSQAEIRDYDFSQGVAQNYVRYELFFPNEMMKPKVSGNYLLVVFEEDEERVLLTKRFAVQDELSIGANAQANIARSPQYRTTHHEVVAEISTEDIPHYIMPEEIRVVIQQNGRWDNAIFNPRIGHIRNESLIFDALNTNIFEAGAEYRTFEMTSLLSFGLGVESIRRTGTEDQAQVKVRLGENNNKGYFRNAVDINGGYLINRFNSTNSELEAEYANVHFTYESKYGKLEGDLYVLGALNDWNLDEKSKMIYHPDENAYRLKMQLKQGYYNYAYIFVPHIANAKATFDLVEGNFSEASNQYRIYFYHRSNSQVLSYDRLLKVLTVRAN; this is encoded by the coding sequence ATGGAAAAATTGTTGATTAAATATCTGTTTTTATATTCTTTATTGTTCATTCCTTTTGGAATAAAGGCTCAAATTCCCGAATTTTTGGAAGGAATAAAAGCTGAGAATAAAGTCTATGATGAAGCTATAAAAACCGCTAGAATTACCGCAGAATATTCTGGACTACAAGCCCAGACGATAAAGAGTATTACCACCATTGCAGATCCAAATTTGAATTTGCTTCCTGTGGTTTCTTTAGGTTCAAAAAACAGAATTCGCTTAACTTTTGATGAGTTTGGCGAAGATCAACAATACCATTACCAAATCCTACATTGTACATATGATTGGAAATTGAGTGAAATAGATCCATTAGATTATATAGAAGGTTTTAGTCAAGCTGAAATAAGAGACTACGATTTCTCTCAAGGAGTTGCCCAAAACTATGTGCGGTATGAGCTCTTTTTTCCCAATGAAATGATGAAACCCAAAGTTTCTGGAAATTATCTGCTTGTAGTATTTGAAGAAGATGAAGAAAGAGTGCTTTTGACCAAGCGGTTTGCTGTGCAAGATGAACTGAGTATTGGAGCAAATGCGCAGGCAAATATTGCAAGAAGTCCTCAGTATAGAACCACCCACCACGAAGTAGTAGCAGAGATTTCTACAGAAGATATCCCACACTATATAATGCCCGAAGAAATACGAGTAGTGATTCAACAAAATGGACGATGGGATAATGCTATTTTTAATCCAAGAATAGGGCATATACGCAATGAAAGCTTGATTTTTGATGCATTAAACACCAATATTTTTGAAGCAGGAGCAGAATATAGAACTTTTGAAATGACTTCTCTCCTATCTTTTGGATTAGGGGTGGAGTCTATACGTAGAACTGGTACAGAAGACCAAGCACAGGTAAAAGTCAGACTTGGAGAGAACAATAACAAAGGTTATTTTAGAAATGCCGTAGATATTAATGGTGGTTATCTCATAAACCGTTTTAATAGTACGAACTCTGAACTGGAAGCAGAATATGCAAATGTCCATTTTACCTATGAATCTAAATATGGTAAACTAGAAGGAGATCTCTATGTTTTAGGAGCTTTAAATGATTGGAATTTAGACGAAAAATCGAAAATGATTTATCATCCCGACGAAAATGCCTATCGCTTGAAAATGCAATTAAAACAAGGGTATTATAACTATGCTTATATCTTTGTACCGCATATTGCCAATGCAAAAGCAACTTTTGACCTCGTGGAAGGGAATTTCTCTGAGGCAAGTAACCAGTATAGAATCTATTTTTATCATCGATCAAATAGTCAAGTACTCTCTTACGATCGTTTATTAAAAGTTCTGACTGTAAGAGCAAATTAG